GTCTACGCCTGCATTCGCTGCATCAGCGAAACCAAAGGCTCATTGCCGATGGAAGTCATCGAGACTTCGAAATCCGGCAAGGAAACCGTCACAAAGCTGCATCCCGTCGCGCAGCTCTTGCAGTACGAACCGTACGAAGACATGACGCCGATGGTCTGGTCCGAGACTCGCCAAGCCGACGTTCTGACCGGCGGGAACGGCTATTGCGAAATCGTCTTTGACAACGATGGCATGCCGATCGGCTTGATACCTCGGCACTGGTCGCTCGTGACGCCCCGACGTGATGACAATGGGCGTTTGGCTTACGACGTCCGCCAGTCGTCGGGCAGCTCCAATATCCGCACGCTCGATCGATCGCAGATGCTTCACGTGCCCGGATTCGGCAACGGGATCTTGGGTTGGTCACCGATTCGATTGCTCGCCGAGTCGATCGGCATCGGCCTGGCACAAGACAAGTTCGCGGCCGCTTACTTCGGCAATTCCGCGAAACCTTCGCTTGTGCTCGAATCACCTGGCACGCTCGGCGACGAAGTTTTCAACCGTTTGAAGCATGAAATCGAAGTCAACCACTCTGGCGACAACGCCCACCGTCCGTTGCTCCTGGAAGGTCTGACGGCCAAGCCGCTGTTGATCCCCGCGAACGAGGCCCAGCTCCTCGAATCCCGCGAATTTCAGGAAGAGGTCATTTGCCGGATCTTCCGCCTTCCGCCTCACATGATTGGCCTGCTCCGTCGTGCGACGTTCAGCAACATTGAGGCCCAGGACCTGAGCTACGAAAAGCACACGATGCGGCCCTGGCTCATTCGTGACGAACAGGAAATGAACCGCAAGTTGTTTCTTCGAAAGGAACGCGGCCGTTTCCACATCCGGCACAACGTCGACGATCTGCTCCGGGCCGACATCAAGACGCGGTACGACGCGTACAAAACTGCGATCCTCGGTGGATTCAAGACGCGTAATGAAGTCCGTGCGACTGAGCACTTGCCCTCAATGCCAGGCTGTGACGAACTGCTGTTGCCAGAAGCCATCTTCGGCAAGAGCAAGGGTAAGCAGAACTCGGGCGACGATCAGAAGTCCGCACGAACACGCCGCAAAACCGATCCTCGCTTGAAAGCGTTGATGTGCCAAACCGTCGCGGGCCTGATCGCTCGCGAAGCCACGCATGCCGAGCGGGCAGCCAGCAAGCCAGAACAGTTCCGCGAAGCGGTGACGTCACTTTACGCGAAACACGTGGAGCTGCTTTCCGAAAAGCTGTCTTGCGTGAAGGATGCACAACCAGCTCTGCGGTCGGCGAAAGCACACCGCGACGAGCTGCTCGCCCTGGCCGGTTCTCCCGCGCTGGCTGCCGACGTCGCATCGCTCACGGCGACGTGGTCGACCGAAACCGAATCGATTGCCAAGGCCCTCTTGGTTTAATCCCTCTTTCTGGAACGCAACATGGCTCCGACGATGCCTCAGCAAATCGAACGACGTCGCTTTAACCTGCCCGTCGAAATCCGCTCCGAGGGTGATAAGACGCCTGGCAAGATCAGCGGTTATTCAGCTCGCTATTTTGATCCCAGCGACCCGAACACGCAGTACAAGCTCTGGGAGGATTGTTTCGAACGCATTCAACCCGGTGCCTTCGATTCCGCGATCAGCCGTGGCGACGACGTGCGGTGTCTATTCAACCACAATCCGGATCTGATCCTTGGCCGGACCACATCCGGAACTTGCACCATCCGCGTCGACGCGAAGGGGCTTTGGTTCGAAGCTGATCTTCCGAACAGTCCTGCCGGACTCACTGTTGCGGAAGCAATTAATCGCAAGGATGTGACCGGTTGTTCGTTCTCGTTCGACGTCATCGCAGCCACTTGGCAAGAGGACGTCGTTGACGGTGAATCGATCTGGTATCGCATCATCACCGACGTGCGGCTGTACGACGTCGGTCCCGTGACGTTTCCCGCGTATGGTGCAACCGACTGCGATATGGCCAGCGCCCGCAGTTCGCTTGATCGCTTCCGATCCTCTCGCCCGATCCCGCACAGCGTGCGTAGCCGCCGTNNNNNNNNNNNNNNNNNNNNNNNNNNNNNNNNNNNNNNNNNNNNNNNNNNNNNNNNNNNNNNNNNNNNNNNNNNNNNNNNNNNNNNNNNNNNNNNNNNNNNNNNNNNNNNNNNNNNNNNNNNNNNNNNNNNNNNNNNNNNNNNNNNNNNNNNNNNNNNNNNNNNNNNNNNNNNNNNNNNNNNNNNNNNNNNNNNNNNNNNNNNNNNNNNNNNNNNNNNNNNNNNNNNNNNNNNNNNNNNNNNNNNNNNNNNNNNNNNNNNNNNNNNNNNNNNNNNNNNNNNNNNNNNNNNNNNNNNNNNNNNNNNNNNNNNNNNNNNNNNNNNNNNNNNNNNNNNNNNNNNNNNNNNNNNNNNNNNNNNNNNNNNNNNNNNNNNNNNNNNNNNNNNNNNNNNNNNNNNNNNNNNNNNNNNNNNNNNNNNNNNNNNNNNNNNNNNNNNNNNNNNNNNNNNNNNNNNNNNNNNNNNNNNNNNNNNNNNNNNNNNNNNNNNNNNNTGCCTTCGACCGTGGCGATCCGCGATCCAAGTTGGGTGGATCGGAAAGCCGCGTGTTTGATACGACCGCTGGCGCTGGTGGTGTTCCGACGATCTTGGACACCGGCCGCTTCATCGACTCGTTAAAGGCCCTGCCTGTTCTGGCTCAGCTCGGAGCAACGTTCCTCGGTGACCTGGTGGGGGGACTCGCAATCCCACGCCTGGCTTCGAACATCCAAACCTACTGGGTCGGTGAATCGACCGCCCCGACGCAGTCCAATCCGACCTTGGACCAGGTGACGCTTGCCGCGAAGACGCTCGGCGCTTACACGCTGATCACTCGCCGCATGCGACACCAGACCAGCCTCGACGTCGAGAACATGATCCGCCGAAACATGCTGTGGTTCATGGCCCTGGGGATCGACAACGGTGGTCTCAACGGGACTGGGTCGTCCAACCAGCCGACTGGCTTGATGGCGAACGGTGCGATCACTACCACGGCACTCGGCACCAACGGAACCGATCCCACTTGGGCGGCCGTCGTCGCGATGGAATCTGCCATCAACGATGCCAATGCGATGGCCCAGAACATGGGCTACCTGACCAGTCAGGTAGGCAAAGGCAAGATGAAGACGGTCACGAAAATCGCCGCCTCGCAGTATTCCGGCTTCCTTTGGGAAGCGGACAACACCATCAACGGCTACCAGGCGAAGTCGTCCACCTTGATCAGCAAGACGTTGACCAAGGGATCTGGAACGAACCTGACCGCGATGCTGTTCGGGAACTGGGCCAGTCTGATGATCGGTATGTGGGGCGGAATCGACATCATCGTCGACCCCTACAGCAATTCCACGGCTGGCGACCTGAAAGTCACGATGCTGCAGGACGCGGACATCGCCGTGCAGCATCCAGAATCGTTTAACAAGATCGTGGACATGGTCCGCATCTAAGCTACACCCCGCGAAGAGGGAGCTGGTTTCGGTTCGCCGGGCCAGCTCCCTCGCAATGTTCCGTTTCTCATCCTTCCTGTGATCGCTGGAGCGCCCTGCAATGTTCCGAATCAAGTTCGTCGTTCCCTTTATCGTCCTCAATCAACGTGTCCATTCGATCGGAGATGTCGTGGAAGTGGATGAAGATCAGTGCAAACGATTGGTCAAAACCGAAAAAGTGGCTGTGGAAACGGACGACGAATTGACCGTGTTTCCGGAACCGTCCGAAGCCGCTGTCGATGAACCTCCCAAGAGTCCGGACGGCGGGCAGGGCGGAGCAGAAAAGGCAACGAAGGGCGGCGGTTCGAACCGCCGGTAATCTCGCCGGATCTGACGATGCAGGCCTCAAGGATTGATCGATGTCGACGACAGAACCTGTAGCACTAGCGACGCTCAAACAGCACCTGCGGTTGAATCACAGCCATCAAGACGCGCTGCTCAACTCGCTGATTTCCGTCGCACGCGAACAGGTCGAAGCCGACACCTGGCGATCGCTGATTCCGATCAGCGGTCGTTCGATCACCCGCCGGGGTTTCCCGATGGGTGACGAGGCCCTGTATCTGCCCAAGCCGCCACTGCGAGCAATCACGTCCGTCAGCTACGTCGACTCGACGGGCACAACGCAGACCTTCACCACGTTCCGGGTCGACATCTCGCACGAGCCAGGCTCGATCGAGCCGAACTACCCGATGGTCTGGCCGGTCTCACAAGACGGTCCGGCCAGCGTCACGATCGTTTACGATTGCGGCTATGCCGACGCCGCGTCTGTCCCCGCTTCGCTGAAGCATGCAATCTTGTTGATCGCCGCTCAGCTCTACGAGAACTCGGAACCAGTCGAGATCAAAGGCGACACGACGCTCGATCGACTCTGCCGACCGTACCGCGTGAGAAAAGCGGCCATGCTCGAATCGATCTGGACCGCGAAGCCGATCCATCCCAAGTTCCCTGGTGGGTTTGGCCTGTGGTCCGGCGCTCCATTAGGAGTGCGATAATGCCCGCTTCGAAGCGCCGCGATCCGATCGTCGTCCAACGCCTCAAGCAGGATGCCACGCCCAACGTCCTGGGCGAGATGGCGGTCGAGTCCCCCGACAACTGGGAAACCTACCTGGTCGGCTTCGCGGAAGTCATTTTCAAAGGCCAGCGGGAATTTACTCGAGCTGGCATCGTCGACGCTGACGTGTCCCACCTGGTTCGGCTGCCATTCAGCTCCGAAGCCCTGGCGATCACCAGCGAAATGCGGCTGCTCCTGGAAGTGACCGGCGAGCTGCTCCACATTGAAGCCGCCTACCGCCGCGATGCATCAAACCGCGAAGTCGAAATGCTCTGCAGGCACTGACGGACATGGCCACACGCATTCTCACGGGTATCGCGTCGATCGATCGCAAGTTGGCCAGCCTGGCAACCCGCGAATCAAACAAGGTCGCTCGCTCCGCCGTCAATGCGGGCCTGGCCGACCTGGCAAAATCCATTCGTCGCGAGATCGATTCCGAACCGATCAGCCCCGCTCTAAAAAAGGCATTGAAGGCCACGGTCGGAAAGCGTCTTGAAACGAAAACCAATGCCCAATTTGGGGCCATGGCGAAGGCCGGTTTCGGTGTCGGAAAAAACACCAGGGCGAGGGCCGCCAGGGCCGCAAAACGCAAAGCAGGACGCGGTGCTCGCAAAGGCGTCGGGATCTCGGCCAACAACGTCCACTGGTTCGCCCTGGGCACCGCCCAGAGGTACACGAAATCCCCGCGTCGCTACGTCGGTGGCATTTCTCCCGTCAGGGCCGTCCGCCGCGCCGGAGCCTCGGCCGCGAACATCCGCACCGCGATCGAGCGGAAAGCTCGCCAGCGGATGGAAGAGGTCATTCGAGCCATGGGCAAGTGACCGCGCAGCAAAACCACGTCTTGCGTGTAACTCGATTCTCTCTCCCGGATGAAGTGCGATGTCGTTCACACCTCAATTGATCGAAGAAAGTGGGGCATACGAGGTCAGCAGTGAAGGCCGTTTGATCAAGACGTACAAACGGAAATATCGCTGTAGCAATACGGGCGGCTTTTTGACGCTGGATGAGGCCGTCATTGCTCTTGGCATCATTCCAGGGACACCGCATCCGCATTATCCGAATGCCCTCGCTCGCAAGATCACGAACGAGCGGCTGTTCCACCAAGATCCCTACTACGATTGGGAGATCGGGATCGACTATACGACAGACATGCCGAAGTTTGCCGAGAATCCGATGGAACGGCCGGTCAAACGTCGCGTGTTCACCACCGAGACGCAGCGAAGCATTTTCAAAGACCGCAATGGCACTTTGATTCTCGACTCCGCTGGCTGTCCATTCGACGGTGGGGTTCAGGTCAATCACCACCAGCCCACGATCGTATGGCAACGCAATGAATCCGACGACACGTTCGATTTGAGTCGATTCTTATCACTCAGTGGATCAGTGAACTCCGACTCGTTTGCTGGCTGCGATCCTGAAACGCTGTTGCTGGTGGCAACGAGTGACGAGACGTTCGAGAACACTTACCACTATTGGTCCTCCACCTACACGATTATTTACAACGATTTGGGGTGGCAGCCTCAGCCAGTGAACGCAGGACTGTGGCAACGAGATGGATCGAATCTCACTCGTATCATGTTAGACGGCGAGCCTGCACAAGACCCTCAGCCACTTTATGCCTCGTCTGGAAAAGTGATCCCGCTCTCGGGACGACCTGCCGACTGCAATTTCATCAAAGTCGACCATGCCAGGAAGATTGCCTTTTCCGGTCTCGCGTTGCCAATTTGAGGAGAGACGCGAATGTCCGAAGAAACCTTCCTGATGTCGAAACCTTTTCTCGAAGTGTTGAAACAGGTCATTCGCCGCGTCATGGCGGAAATGTCCAACACGTCTGCGGATCGTCGCCGAGTCTTTGAACCTGGTGCGGAGTGGCAGGGCGTGACCACATCAGCGCTCGCAGCTCCGGCATCACTGTCCGCCGCCTGGTTGACACCGCCGACTTGCACGTTTCAGCCGTACCGGATCGATCCCACCAGTACGTCGACACCAAAAGCAATGATCGCGAGCACTACGGATGGACCGTTCACGATCGTCAATCGGGACAAGACGCTCACCGTTCCTTCTGGCACGTACGTGCGTGTTACACGGATCGATGGCGATTGGATGATC
This genomic interval from Schlesneria paludicola DSM 18645 contains the following:
- a CDS encoding head-tail adaptor protein produces the protein MPASKRRDPIVVQRLKQDATPNVLGEMAVESPDNWETYLVGFAEVIFKGQREFTRAGIVDADVSHLVRLPFSSEALAITSEMRLLLEVTGELLHIEAAYRRDASNREVEMLCRH
- a CDS encoding phage portal protein gives rise to the protein MLNRLRSFAANSFASFARGMGYTESIMAARVPGVPNTQSRVAVNEQTALRYAAVYACIRCISETKGSLPMEVIETSKSGKETVTKLHPVAQLLQYEPYEDMTPMVWSETRQADVLTGGNGYCEIVFDNDGMPIGLIPRHWSLVTPRRDDNGRLAYDVRQSSGSSNIRTLDRSQMLHVPGFGNGILGWSPIRLLAESIGIGLAQDKFAAAYFGNSAKPSLVLESPGTLGDEVFNRLKHEIEVNHSGDNAHRPLLLEGLTAKPLLIPANEAQLLESREFQEEVICRIFRLPPHMIGLLRRATFSNIEAQDLSYEKHTMRPWLIRDEQEMNRKLFLRKERGRFHIRHNVDDLLRADIKTRYDAYKTAILGGFKTRNEVRATEHLPSMPGCDELLLPEAIFGKSKGKQNSGDDQKSARTRRKTDPRLKALMCQTVAGLIAREATHAERAASKPEQFREAVTSLYAKHVELLSEKLSCVKDAQPALRSAKAHRDELLALAGSPALAADVASLTATWSTETESIAKALLV
- a CDS encoding phage major capsid protein, which encodes AFDRGDPRSKLGGSESRVFDTTAGAGGVPTILDTGRFIDSLKALPVLAQLGATFLGDLVGGLAIPRLASNIQTYWVGESTAPTQSNPTLDQVTLAAKTLGAYTLITRRMRHQTSLDVENMIRRNMLWFMALGIDNGGLNGTGSSNQPTGLMANGAITTTALGTNGTDPTWAAVVAMESAINDANAMAQNMGYLTSQVGKGKMKTVTKIAASQYSGFLWEADNTINGYQAKSSTLISKTLTKGSGTNLTAMLFGNWASLMIGMWGGIDIIVDPYSNSTAGDLKVTMLQDADIAVQHPESFNKIVDMVRI
- a CDS encoding head-tail connector protein — its product is MSTTEPVALATLKQHLRLNHSHQDALLNSLISVAREQVEADTWRSLIPISGRSITRRGFPMGDEALYLPKPPLRAITSVSYVDSTGTTQTFTTFRVDISHEPGSIEPNYPMVWPVSQDGPASVTIVYDCGYADAASVPASLKHAILLIAAQLYENSEPVEIKGDTTLDRLCRPYRVRKAAMLESIWTAKPIHPKFPGGFGLWSGAPLGVR
- a CDS encoding HK97 family phage prohead protease, with the translated sequence MAPTMPQQIERRRFNLPVEIRSEGDKTPGKISGYSARYFDPSDPNTQYKLWEDCFERIQPGAFDSAISRGDDVRCLFNHNPDLILGRTTSGTCTIRVDAKGLWFEADLPNSPAGLTVAEAINRKDVTGCSFSFDVIAATWQEDVVDGESIWYRIITDVRLYDVGPVTFPAYGATDCDMASARSSLDRFRSSRPIPHSVRSRR